The Miltoncostaea marina DNA window GTCGGGGCGCCGTGATCCGGGTGAAGTCGGCCAAGCTGGTCGCCCAGGACCGGCCCGCAGCCCCGTTCTTCGAGCGGAACGCCCCGACGAGCGTCCTCGTCGTGGAGGTGGTGAACGGCGGCGACGAGACCGCCTTCGACGTCCGAGGGGCTCTTCTTCGACGACACGCCGGAGGTGCGTGGACCTATTTCGGGAGCCTGGACATCCCCGTTCTCGAGGCCAACGGCACGCTCGAGCTTCGCTTCCCCGAAAGCGGACCGCAGCGGCCAACAGTTGTCCGTCCACGGGACGTTGTGATCGAGGAAGGCATGTGGACCGACCGCGACGGGGTCGAGCACGTCATCGATTAGTTCGATGCCGGTCCGTTGTCCCAGGGCGACCCGGGTCGGGCGGCTACGACAGACCGCGCGCGATCGCGACGGAGAAGTCCGCCTTCGCGGAGTCCGAGTAGGGGCAGCACAGCCGCGAGCTGCTGCGGCGCTGGTTACGCGACCTCGCGAAGTACGACATCCTGGCCGCGTGAGGCCAACGAGGCTCGGGAGGGTCCGTGAGGGGCAGTCGCGAAGACGCGACCCGGCTCACCCGGGGGGCCGCGGACGGCTCGATGCCTGTCCGTCGCGGACCTCGACGACCCGATCGAAGTGCTCCGCGTCAGCCTCGAAGTGGAGCCTCAGCCGAGGGTGAAGGCCCGAAGTCATCGGCCCACCGCACTCCGGACGATGACCAAGGCGTCCTCGACGCGCCTGCGCCGATCAGCGGGCGAGCCGTCGTCGTCGAAGGCGCGACGCACCTCGTCGAGCACGAGCCGCATTCTGAGCTCGTCGAGCAGCCGCTGTGCCATGGCGATCGCGTCGACTATTTCCAGATGACCGCGGCTCTCCTCCAGCAGACGTCGCGGCCGCAGGGTGGCCCGTTCGACCGAACCGAGCAGAGGCGCCGAGGCGCGGCTGGGCGGTGTGCGCACGGTGCCCATCCGGGCCCCGCTAGTGGTGCTCCGCGTGGTCCCCGGCCGGGACGTCCGAGGGCCGCCCGGCCGGCGTCGCAGCGGGGCTTGCCGGCTGCTCGATCGGTGTGCCAGCGGTGTCGCCACCGCGGATCGCCGGACCGATCACCTGGCTGGACACCAGAAACGCGGCGGCGAAGATGACCAGCGCGATGGCCGGCGCCCTCCACGAGTCGAAGCGCTTCTTCAGCCGCAGCAGGAAGGGTACCGAGAGCAGCAGCCCGAGTCCGCCGAACAGCGCGGTGCCCGCCGTACCGGCCAGTAGCGCTGCGCCGGCCAGCGGGCCGACGTGGTGCAGTACATGGGGAGCAATTCCGGAGACGGCACCGACCAGACCGGTGACCCAGGCCGCGAGGCGACGGCGAAGCCCGCGGATGACCCGCAGGCGTCGAAGGTCTTCCGGCGAGACCGCTGCGGGGGGAATCGGGTGCGAAAGCATGTCCATGACGTCATGGTCGGACGCAGCCGGGGACCGTTCGTCAGCGCGCGCACTGACGCGAGGTGCGGATTACTACGACGACGACGGCCGCCGTCATGTTCCCGTCACATCGGGGGGGGGCGACGTCCGGGCTAACGTAGGCACTCCTCGGCGTCGTCGGCGCCCATCGTGCCCGACGAGGCGGGTTCGTCCGCGAAGCCGTCGAGCGGGTCCCAGGAGCGGGTGTGATCCATGGCACGCAGTGAGCCGGGGCAGGGCTTCCCGGGGGGGCGATGAGGACTGATGCCCTGGCGGCCCTCGAGGTCGTCGGGCTCGAGAAGGTCTACGACGACGGGACGATCGCGCTGCGGGGGATCGACCTGCGCGTCCCGGCCGGGGCCTTCTACGGCCTGCTGGGCCCGAACGGCTCCGGCAAGAGCACGCTCATCGGGATGACCACCGGCCTCGTGCGCGCGCCGGCGAGGCGGATCGTCGTCTTCGGTCACGACGCCGTCGCCGAGGCGCAACCGCCCACGTGTTCGCTGCGCGATCCGGCTCAAGAAGTCGACGTTCGCCCGCGGCGTGTTCCCGCTCGGCGGCGCACTGCTTCCAGCGTCAGACGAAGCAGGCGCTTGACGGCCGCCGCCGTCGGTAACTCCGCGGCGCCGGCCATCGCGTGGACGCAGAAGGCGGCCAGCTCCCGGGCGGGAACATCGTCACGCAGTAGGCCGCCGCGGACGCCGTCGTCGACGGCGCCGGTCACGAGCTCCAGCAGGTGGGCCCTCGCCCGCGCAACGTGCTCGTCGGCGTGCAGCACCGGCACCCGGCCCGGAGGGTTCTCGCGCACGATCCGCCCATAGGTGGCCAGGAGCGCCTCGAGCGCCTCCCCTCCTGAGCCGTGGCGTGCGCGGACTGCCTCGAGCTCGTCCAGGTGCGCCCCCACCTGCCGCCGGTGCCAGGCGGTCAGCACCGCCTCCAGGCTCGGGAAGTACTTGTAGAGCGTCGCGCGCGCGATGCCGGCGGCCTCCGCGATCTGGGACATCGTGACCGACAGCGGCCCCTGTTCGGCGACGAGGCGGCCGGTGGCATCGAGCACCGCCTCGACGACCTCCAGCCGGTGGGCTGCGATGGAGTCGGACCACAGGCGCGGCATGTCGCCATCGTACCTCTCGGCCACGACAGAGCGTCCATTGTCATAGACACTGTGTCTCGATAGCGTGCGTCGTCCCGTCCCCGAAGGGGAGCAGTCCATGGCCCGCCCTCCCATCGACGCCGACCGTGACGAGCGCGCGACGCCGCAAGCCCCTCCTCCGCGGTGGGTGCGGATCTGGTGGGCGCTGGTGGTGCTCGTCGTCGTGATCGTCGTGATCGTCCACGCGCTCGGCGGCGGCCTCGGCGGACACGGCTGAATCCGATGCCGCCGCTCGTGCGCAAGACCACCCTCACCGCGCACGTCGTCTCCTCGGTCGGCTGGCTCGGGTCCGTGATCGCCTTCCTGGTGCTGGCGGCGCTGGGGTTCGGCGGCGGCGACCCGCGTACCGTGAGCACCGTCTACGTCTCGCTCGATCCGCTCGCGAGCTTCGCGGTGCTGCCGCTGGGGATCGCCGCCCTCCTGACGGGCGTGCTCCAGGCCCTGGGCACGCCATGGGGGCTGATCCGCCACCACTGGGTACTCGCCAAGCTCGTTCTCACGGCGGTCGCCACGGGCCTGCTGGTGCTCCATCTCGACCCGATCAGGGATGCGGCCGAGATCGCCCGCTCGCCGTCGGCGTCGCCCACGGATCTCGGCGAGCTCCGAGGGCAGCTCGTGGTGTACGCCTCGGCGGCGCTTGTCGCGCTCACCGCCGCGACGGCGCTGTCCGTCTTCAAGCCCGCCGGGCGGACCCGGTGGGGACGGCGACGCGAGCAGGCGGGCCACCGCCGAGCTTGACGAGAAGCGCCGACTGCGCCCGGGCCCCACATCGCACGAGTGAGGCGTTCCGACCTCAGGGCCTGACCGCTCCCTGGTAGTCCGAGCGGCCGGCGAGGCTCGACACCTTCACCACGTCGCCGGTCTGGGGTGCGTTCACGTACTGGCCGCCGCCGATGTAGATGCCCATGTGGCCGAGGTCGGGGCGGAAGAAGACCAGGTCGCCGGGCGCGAGCTGCCCCGACGGCACGCGCGGGAAGGCGCTCCAGATCGCGCCCGTGAAGTGCGGGACGCTCTTGCCGATCTGGCCGTACGCCCACGAGGCGAGGCCGCTGCAGTCGAAGCCCTGCGACGGCGACGCGCCGCCCCATACGTACGGGACACCCAGCTGGGTCATCGCGATCTGCGCGGCGCGGGCGTTGCCCGACCCGCTCGGCGCGGGCGCGGCGGGCCGCTCCGGCTCCCCCGACGGCGCGGCGGCGGGGGCGGAGACGGGCGGCTCCGAGGGCTCGGAGGCCGCCGCCGGCGCCGGCGACGACCGCTCGACCTCGCCCGCCGGCGTGGTCTGCGCCGCCTGGCGGCGGCGCGCGATCGCCGCCTGAACCGCCGCCTCCCGGGCACGGCGGCGCTCCTCCGCGGCGATCAGTCCGCGGAGCTCCTCGCTGGCGCCCTCGAGGACGGCCTGGCGCTCCGCGAGCAGCTGCTCGATCCGGGCCTTCTCGCGCTCGCGGCCCTCGAGCGCCTGCGCC harbors:
- a CDS encoding TetR/AcrR family transcriptional regulator, which encodes MPRLWSDSIAAHRLEVVEAVLDATGRLVAEQGPLSVTMSQIAEAAGIARATLYKYFPSLEAVLTAWHRRQVGAHLDELEAVRARHGSGGEALEALLATYGRIVRENPPGRVPVLHADEHVARARAHLLELVTGAVDDGVRGGLLRDDVPARELAAFCVHAMAGAAELPTAAAVKRLLRLTLEAVRRRAGTRRGRTSTS
- a CDS encoding C40 family peptidase, giving the protein MAQLQAQLDAYGVQVELAAEAYNGARWQLGQVNARIADNQAQTAATTKRLAASRAALSKRLRSLYANPEPSLIEVLVASGSVTAVVDQLDMLDRVAQQDGRVVGGLREQKARLVQLRERLEEDRQSAAQALEGREREKARIEQLLAERQAVLEGASEELRGLIAAEERRRAREAAVQAAIARRRQAAQTTPAGEVERSSPAPAAASEPSEPPVSAPAAAPSGEPERPAAPAPSGSGNARAAQIAMTQLGVPYVWGGASPSQGFDCSGLASWAYGQIGKSVPHFTGAIWSAFPRVPSGQLAPGDLVFFRPDLGHMGIYIGGGQYVNAPQTGDVVKVSSLAGRSDYQGAVRP
- a CDS encoding DUF2269 family protein, coding for MPPLVRKTTLTAHVVSSVGWLGSVIAFLVLAALGFGGGDPRTVSTVYVSLDPLASFAVLPLGIAALLTGVLQALGTPWGLIRHHWVLAKLVLTAVATGLLVLHLDPIRDAAEIARSPSASPTDLGELRGQLVVYASAALVALTAATALSVFKPAGRTRWGRRREQAGHRRA